DNA sequence from the Streptomyces sp. MST-110588 genome:
GTTCACGGCGTCGTGGTAGCTGATCGACGGCATGGACTGCCACCTTTCGAAGAAACCAACAGTTTGGTTATCCAAACCATTAGAATCACAGTATGCCTGACACGAGCCGGCCCGGGAAGGGCGAACGGGAGCTTGCGGAGGAACCCGCGCGGGTGCCCCGGGTGCCCACCCCCGAGGACATCGAGATCGTCGGACTCATCCCGCTGCTGGCCCCGTTCTTCCGCAGGTCGCTGGTCCAGGACATCACTCCGGAACCGCTGCGCGGGACGATGGAGTCGCACGGGATGACCGCGCGCCACGGGGCGGTCCTGGCGCAACTGCTGGCCGGGCAGCCGCTGACCGTGACGGAACTGGCCCGCCGGATGCAGGTCTCGGTGCCGACCGCCAGCGAGCTGGTCGGCGCCCTGAGCCGGGCCGGGATCGTACGCCGCGAGGAGGACCCCGCCAACCGGCGCCGCATCCTGGTCACCCTCGCCGAGGAGTACCGCCCGGCGTTCGAGCGCTTCGTCACCGCGCGGTCGGAGACCCTGCTGCGCGCCCTGGACGGCCTGTCCGCACGCGACCGCGCGGGCTTCCTGGCCGGCCTGACGGCATGGGTCACCGAACTTCAGCGCTGACGGGCCGTCAGCGGGTCTTTTCCCAGACAGTGGGAGCGGCGCCAGCCGGCCGGTCTCGGCGAGGGCCCCGGTCGGCGTACGGGCGTACCAAAGCCCTCAGTTCGTCGCTCCCGATCTCTTCGGTGTACCGGGAGCGGAGCCGGGCCCGCGGTCAGGCGCCCGGGCGGGGGCCGACCGCGGCCCGCCGCCCGGGCGCCTGGAGTCTCCGCGAGCCGTCGGCGCCTCGGCAGCGGCATCAGAGAACCGTCGGGCGCCGCCCTACGCCACCCTGGCGCACTTGTCCTTACCGTCGTTCGGATTCCAGTCGCAGACCTCGATGATCAGGTTCCACACGTTTTTCGGCTTCTTGGTCTGGGTGCTGTTCTGGGCGAGCTTCTCCCAGGTGTGCCATTTCTCCAGCCCGCCCTCGTACTTCCAGTACGCGATGTTCACCCGGGCGGCGTTGTGCCGGGGATCGCCCGGGCACAGGTCCTTGGCCGTGATGGTGAGGACGGCGTCATAGAGTTTGTTGCCGTTGGGCGTGACCTTGTCGGTGTCGTAGTAGTTGTAGGTGCCGCTCGCCTCCGAGCATCCGGACCTCGACTTCCCGTACACGCCGCCGAGGGCGGTCGCGCCGGCCTGGCTGCTCAGCGTCATGAGAGCGGTCGCGGTGACAGCCGCGGTGACAATGCCGCGACGTAAGCCGTGCTGCATGAGATGTCCCTTCTCCGGGTGTGCGCTGTGTGCAACCGGGAGCCTGGCAAGCCGGGTCCGGGGCGTCTACGCAGAAGCCTGTCCGGGACATGTCCCGGACAGGCTTTGAGGTGTCCTGGCAGGTCAGGACCGCATGACTCAACTGTCCCGGACAGGTGCCGCCTTTCGCTGCTTCGGGTGCGCAGGGATCGGCCCTTTTGTGGGCACGTGGGGGATTCCGGGCCGTCGATGAAGCGTGGCGTTGCCCAACCTCCGCTGCGTGGACGGAACTTGTCGGTACAGTGCTCAGGACGTATCGGTGGTGTCCGTTCACGACTGCTTCGCAGCGATGGAGGTCGTCCATGAGTACGCGCGTGCCGGTGCCCGGCGGGGAGCTGGCCTACACGGTGGAAGGGGCCGGTCAGCCCGGCGTGCTGTGTCATCAGTACCGGTCGGTGAGTACGAACGGCTCACTGGCCCGGGCCCTGACGCCGCATCTGCGGCTGCACGCGGTCGCGCCGCGCGGGATGGGCGGTTCCGGGCCGGTACGCGACGAACGCGATCTGACCATGGAAGGGTTCGCCGGGGACCTGTCGGCGATGCGGGAGGGGCTCGGGCTGCCGCCGTGGGTGGCGGTCGGCTCCTCGACCGGCGGCATGGTGGCGCTGCTGCACGCGCTGCGCGATCCGGCGGCGGTCCGCGGACTCGTCCTGGTCAGCACCGCCGCCAGCCGGCGTTTCACGGAAGGGAGTCTGGCCGACCCCGGGCACCCGCGGGCGGGGGAGGCCGCGGAGGCGATGAAGCTGGCGGCGCAGGACCCGGCGCTGTCGGCCCGGCGGTTGTTCCAGCTCTCGGTGGCCGACCCGGAGCGCAACCCGGCCCCGCCGGCCGAGGACGAGGCGGCCAACTCCCAGGAGCGGCTGGCATCCTTCATGCGTGAGCTGCCCGCCTTCGACCTCGAACCGGAGCTCGGTGCGATCAAGGCGCCGACGCTGGTGATCGTCGGCCGGCACGACCCGCAGTGCCCGCCCGCGAACAGCGAACGGCTGGCGGAGGCGATCCCCTCGGCCCAACTGCACATCTTCCCCGAGAGCGGTCACTACCCGCACATCGAGGAGCCCGAGCGGTTCCGGGCCGTGGTCGAGGAGTGGTTCGCCGAGGCGTTCTCGTAGGAGGGCATGTACGCGGGCTCGTGGGTCGGCATGTTCGCGGGCACGTTCGCGGCACGTGGATGGTCTCGTGGGGGTCGGGCGGGCGGTTGCGTGGGTGATCTCGTAGGCGGTCGTGTGGGGCGCCCGGCCCTGGTGTCAGGTGGTGTCAGGGCCGGGGGCGGTGGACGGTGCCGGCGGGGCGGGTCGGTCCGGCGCGCCGGCCACTTGGCGGCGCAGCGCACGGCGGTCCACTTTGCCCGCCGCGCTGAACGGCAGGTCCGCGACGACCGCCAGCCGTTCGGGCAGCTTGCCCTTCTCCACGGCGTGTTCGCCGACCAGCCAGGTGTTCAGCTCGTCCAGGGTGGGCGGGGCGACCGCGGTGGCCGGGACCACACAGGCACACAGCCGCTCCCCCATCAGCGGGTCGTCCACGCCGACGCACACGGCCTGGCGCACCCCCGGATGGCCGGTGAGCAGCAGCTCGATCTCGACCGGGCTGAGGTTTCGGCCGCCGCGGATGACGACTTCGTCGCGGCGCCCGGCGATGTGCAGACGGCCGTCCGCATCGAAGAGTCCCAGGTCGCCGGTGCGGACCCAGCCGCCGTCCACCCGGTAGCGGCGGTCGCGGTCCGGCGCGCCGACGTACCCCAGTGGTGACATCGGCCCCAGGCCCCACACCTCGCCCATGGCTCCGGCGGGCGCGTCGCGGCCCGTCGTCCCGTCGACCACGCGGATCGCGATGATGTCAGGATCGGGACGGCCGACGCAGGTGTGCGCCAGTCCGGCCGGATCGTCCAGGCGCGTCATGCAGTTGACCCCGTCCGCCGCGCCGTAGCAGTTGACGACGGGGCAGCCGAACCGCGTACGGCAGCGTTCGCGCGTACGGCTGTCCAGGCGGGCCCCGCCGCTGACCACCGCGCGCAGCTCCGAGGTGTCGGCTCCGGCCAGCTCGGCACTGTCCAGGAGCAGTTGGAACATGGTGGGCACGCCGAACAGATGGGTCGGGCGGTGCCGGGCCACCATCCGCGCGACCCGGTCCGCGTCGAACCTGGCCGTGGTGATCACCGTTCCCCCGTGCCGGGCGAGCGTCACCGGTGCCGCCAGGGTGCCGAACGAGGTCGCCAGGGGGATGAGGAAGAAGCCGCGCAGCGGACCCGGCGCGCCCTGCGGACGGCCGCCGAGAAGGTGGGCCAGCGGGCCCGCACGGCCGCCGGCCAGCGCCTCGTGGGAGTAGGCCACCAGTTTGGGCGTGCTCTCCGAACCGGAGGAGACGACGATACGGGCCGGGGCCCACGGGTCCGGGGCGGCGGCCGGGCGGTCCGCAGGCGGTTTCCCGTGCAGCAGCGTGTCCAGGTCGAGGCAGCCGGGGACGGCCGGGCCGCTGGTGACGATCGTCCGTACCCCGGCCGTGCCGGTCTCGGCCCCGCCCGTCTCAGTCGTAGGCTTCTCGGTCGCATGTACCTCCGCTGTTCCTGCCTCCGCTGTGCCAGTCCCGGCCGAGCCTGCCGCCGCCGTACGCGACTCCCCGCGCCGGTTCGTCAGATCCCGCAGGCCGGCCGCCGCGGAGGACGGACAGACCACCGCGGCGGCGGCCGACGCACCCAGCACCGCCGCGGTGTCGTGCCGGTCCCGTCCGACGGGGAAGGGCAGCACCACCGCGCCCAGCGCCGCCGCCGCGAGCTCCACGGCCACCGCCCGCCACCCGGAGGGCAGTTGGGCGAACAGCACTTCGCCCGGCCGGAGTCCGGCGCGGCTCAGCCCGGCGGCCAGGGCCAGCGACCTACGGCGCAGCGTGGCGTAGTCGACCGTGGTCTCGTCATCGATCACCGCGGGCCGTTCCGGGTGCTCGGCCGCGCGCCGGTCGAACAGCGCGAAGAGGTCGGCGTCCGGGCAGTACCCGGCCGCGCGCCACCAGGCCCGCAGCTCGGGGGCGACCTGGTCGTGGATCTCCGGTCGGGTCATCGGCCGAACCTCCACGGCGCGTTGAGGAAGGCGGCGCCACGCCGGTGGAAGAGCGGCTTCAGGCGCGGGTCGGCCTCCAGGGCGGCCAGGTCCGAGCAGACCTCGACGGCGGGCAGTCCGGCGGCACGCAGCCGCGGCACCCAGTCGGCGGCGGAACGTTCCGCGAGGCGCCGGGCCACCGCCTGCTCCAGGCTCTCGCGCCTTCCGGCGCTCTCGGTGCCGGGGGTGCCGGGGGTACTGGGGGCGGGACCGGGGACACCGGCCGTCGCGTACGGGATGTCCAGGGCGGCGCACATCTGCTGGATACCGGTGCCGCCCGGGACGGCGAGCCAGCCGTCCGCGGTGGCCAGGGGCTTGTCCGCCGGCCCCCAGCGCGGGCGTCCCGCTGCGGAAGAACCGTTTCCGCGCCCGGTGCCCTCCTGGACGGTGCCCTCCTGGCCGGCCCCCTCCTGGACGGTGCTGCGCCGGGCTCCCTCTCGTACTGCCCGTGCCTCCCCCACCTCTTGTTCCTCCTGTTCCTCCTCCACGGAAGATGCCAGAGCTTCCAGGGCGGGGGCCTGGAGCACGGCGGCGGCCGACAGCAGGCTGGAGCCGACGCGCCGTCCGCGACCGCCGTCCCGCTCCCGGGCGATCAGCCCGGCGAGTACGCCTTCCGCGGCGACCAGCCCGCCGAGCGCATCGAGCAGCGTGATCAGCGAGACGGCGGGCTCCTCGTCGTACGGGTGCAGCAACTCCCCGAGGCCCGCGTACGCCTGGACGACGAAGTCGGTGCCGGGCGGGGCGTCTGCGCCGCCCAGCGCGCCGGCCCATCCGGAGGCGTGGGCGTAGACCAGCGACGGGTTGACGGCAGCCAGATCGGCGGCCTCCAGGCGCAGTTCGGCGGCCTTGCCGGGCGCCCAGTTGTGCAGGAACACATCGGCGTCCGCAGCCAGTTCCAGTGCCGTCGCCCGGCCCGCGGGACTCCCCAGGTCGGCCTGGACAACCTGCTTGTCACGGTTGAGGGCGAGAAAGCCGGCCGAGCAGTCGCCGGCCATCGGCGCCATCCCGCGCAGCAGGTCACCACCCGGCGGCTCGACGCGTACGACGCGTGCGCCCAGCATGCGCAGCACGTTCCCGGCCAGCGGCGCCTGGATACGGCGGCCCGCCTCCACCACCAGCAGCCCGGTCAGCGGCAGTTCGCTTCCGGAGGGAGCCGCCACGGACCGCGTTGCGCCCCGGAAGCTCCCGGGGGCTTGTGGTGTCCCGTTCGTGGCCGGCGGCTCGATGCGCCAGGGCGGGCCGATCACGTCGCCGTCTTCCAGGCCCAGTTCGCGGACCCGCTCGGTGAGCGGGCGCAAGCGGCACAGGGCGGCGCCGGACCGCCGGGCCGCCACGTCGATCCGGTCGAAGGCGATGGCACGGGTCGCCTCGTGGAGCGCCGGCGGCAGCGGTGCCGTCGCGTCGGCGTAGCGCCGTACGTACGGCCACCAGCCCCGCCCCGCGACCGTGGTGGGTACGTCGAGCAGGGCCCAGAACCGTGCCCATGGCTCGGGGGTCAGACACTCGACCTCGAACCGGACACCGTCGGCGGAGAGGAAAGGCGGGGGCACGCCCGCCTCCGGGGAGGCCACCGGGGCCGCCGAGCCGCCCGGCATCGTCGGGGCCGTGGTCGTCGTCGCAGTCGTCGGCGCCGTCGTCGCAGTCCTCGCAGTCGTCGGCGCCATGGCGGCCGTCGGGAGGGCGGGCTCGTCGTCCTCGGCGGTGGCCATCGCCACGTAGTGAGCGACGGTGAGCAGGGCGGCTTCCAGGACGGAGGTCTCCACCGTGTCGGTGCGCAGCCCCCGCAGCCGGCCGAGCAGCGCGGCCAGCACGCCCTGTGCCGCGACGACGCCCGCGGCGGTGGCGGCGTAGTCCACGCCGAGCCGGCGGGGGCCTGTGCCCTCCCGGCGGCCGTGCAGATGCATCAGCCCGG
Encoded proteins:
- a CDS encoding class I adenylate-forming enzyme family protein — its product is MTRPEIHDQVAPELRAWWRAAGYCPDADLFALFDRRAAEHPERPAVIDDETTVDYATLRRRSLALAAGLSRAGLRPGEVLFAQLPSGWRAVAVELAAAALGAVVLPFPVGRDRHDTAAVLGASAAAAVVCPSSAAAGLRDLTNRRGESRTAAAGSAGTGTAEAGTAEVHATEKPTTETGGAETGTAGVRTIVTSGPAVPGCLDLDTLLHGKPPADRPAAAPDPWAPARIVVSSGSESTPKLVAYSHEALAGGRAGPLAHLLGGRPQGAPGPLRGFFLIPLATSFGTLAAPVTLARHGGTVITTARFDADRVARMVARHRPTHLFGVPTMFQLLLDSAELAGADTSELRAVVSGGARLDSRTRERCRTRFGCPVVNCYGAADGVNCMTRLDDPAGLAHTCVGRPDPDIIAIRVVDGTTGRDAPAGAMGEVWGLGPMSPLGYVGAPDRDRRYRVDGGWVRTGDLGLFDADGRLHIAGRRDEVVIRGGRNLSPVEIELLLTGHPGVRQAVCVGVDDPLMGERLCACVVPATAVAPPTLDELNTWLVGEHAVEKGKLPERLAVVADLPFSAAGKVDRRALRRQVAGAPDRPAPPAPSTAPGPDTT
- a CDS encoding alpha/beta hydrolase, whose product is MSTRVPVPGGELAYTVEGAGQPGVLCHQYRSVSTNGSLARALTPHLRLHAVAPRGMGGSGPVRDERDLTMEGFAGDLSAMREGLGLPPWVAVGSSTGGMVALLHALRDPAAVRGLVLVSTAASRRFTEGSLADPGHPRAGEAAEAMKLAAQDPALSARRLFQLSVADPERNPAPPAEDEAANSQERLASFMRELPAFDLEPELGAIKAPTLVIVGRHDPQCPPANSERLAEAIPSAQLHIFPESGHYPHIEEPERFRAVVEEWFAEAFS
- a CDS encoding CoA transferase, giving the protein MTARSPLGPVHAPDPTSSVLAGHTVYGAPVIPPAGAPPGSSAPGHDAARTLCLRHLRDLGASADDGAHTAGPLRVTGPAGSVTLHLNWAGPMTDGPVDEVTVQAVTGLMHLHGRREGTGPRRLGVDYAATAAGVVAAQGVLAALLGRLRGLRTDTVETSVLEAALLTVAHYVAMATAEDDEPALPTAAMAPTTARTATTAPTTATTTTAPTMPGGSAAPVASPEAGVPPPFLSADGVRFEVECLTPEPWARFWALLDVPTTVAGRGWWPYVRRYADATAPLPPALHEATRAIAFDRIDVAARRSGAALCRLRPLTERVRELGLEDGDVIGPPWRIEPPATNGTPQAPGSFRGATRSVAAPSGSELPLTGLLVVEAGRRIQAPLAGNVLRMLGARVVRVEPPGGDLLRGMAPMAGDCSAGFLALNRDKQVVQADLGSPAGRATALELAADADVFLHNWAPGKAAELRLEAADLAAVNPSLVYAHASGWAGALGGADAPPGTDFVVQAYAGLGELLHPYDEEPAVSLITLLDALGGLVAAEGVLAGLIARERDGGRGRRVGSSLLSAAAVLQAPALEALASSVEEEQEEQEVGEARAVREGARRSTVQEGAGQEGTVQEGTGRGNGSSAAGRPRWGPADKPLATADGWLAVPGGTGIQQMCAALDIPYATAGVPGPAPSTPGTPGTESAGRRESLEQAVARRLAERSAADWVPRLRAAGLPAVEVCSDLAALEADPRLKPLFHRRGAAFLNAPWRFGR
- a CDS encoding MarR family transcriptional regulator, with the protein product MPDTSRPGKGERELAEEPARVPRVPTPEDIEIVGLIPLLAPFFRRSLVQDITPEPLRGTMESHGMTARHGAVLAQLLAGQPLTVTELARRMQVSVPTASELVGALSRAGIVRREEDPANRRRILVTLAEEYRPAFERFVTARSETLLRALDGLSARDRAGFLAGLTAWVTELQR